One Vitis riparia cultivar Riparia Gloire de Montpellier isolate 1030 chromosome 4, EGFV_Vit.rip_1.0, whole genome shotgun sequence genomic window carries:
- the LOC117912011 gene encoding trihelix transcription factor ASR3: MESTRVGRGFANSRVPKKEEIEYGMEQGEGHQSRVSSSRRTRSQLAPDWTINDSLILVNEIAAVEGECLNALSTYQKWKIIAENCTALDVSRTFNQCRRKWDSLLFEYNKIKKWESRSRNVSFWTLESERRRELGLPVDFERELFKAIDDLVSSQEVRSDTDPGTDPEAEDDRLEVIAEYGPKKQKRREMPQKTTSLEEKEQMMVMKLRENADLIDAIVKGNLVDGVDFGLGGSKNRETLQADFKRRQGDKLIACLRDIADTLDQLRDIVQKCG, translated from the exons atggaATCAACCCGGGTAGGTAGAGGGTTTGCAAACTCACGAGTGCCCAAGAAGGAAGAGATTGAGTATGGGATGGAACAGGGTGAGGGTCATCAATCGCGTGTTTCTAGTTCGAGACGTACTCGTTCCCAGTTGGCTCCTGACTGGACTATAAATGACTCGCTTATTCTTGTGAACGAGATTGCTGCTGTTGAAGGGGAATGTTTAAATGCATTGTCCACATATcagaaatggaaaataatagCAGAAAATTGTACTGCTTTGGATGTAAGCAGGACTTTCAATCAGTGTCGTAGGAAGTGGGACTCATTGCTTTTTGAGTACAACAAGATCAAGAAATGGGAGTCAAGATCTCGGAATGTTTCATTTTGGACTTTGgaaagtgaaaggagaagagAGCTTGGTCTCCCGGTTGACTTTGAGAGAGAGCTATTCAAAGCAATTGATGATCTTGTGTCTTCACAAGAGGTCCGATCTGATACTGACCCGGGTACTGACCCAGAAGCAGAAGATGATAGGCTTGAGGTGATTGCAGAATATG GGCCCAAGAAGCAAAAGCGCCGAGAAATGCCACAAAAAACCACCAGCTTAGAAGAAAAAGAGCAAATGATGGTTATGAAGCTGCGCGAGAACGCAGATCTTATTGATGCAATAGTTAAAGGAAACCTGGTAGACGGTGTAGACTTTGGATTGGGGGGTTCAAAGAATCGAGAGACTCTCCAGGCAGATTTTAAAAGACGTCAAGGCGACAAGCTTATCGCGTGCCTCAGAGACATCGCTGATACCCTTGACCAGCTTCGCGATATAGTACAGAAATGTGGATAG
- the LOC117912457 gene encoding probable LRR receptor-like serine/threonine-protein kinase At4g31250, producing MACKETTWLLSLILMLLCIMVSADTPESTILVKFKASLYNASALRDWNESSDPCSDGNGWTGVKCFEGKVWTLQLENMGLAGQIDIESLKELQMLRTISIMGNSFGGPMPAFKRLAALKSLYLSNNRFSGELPDDAFAHMNWLKKVYLAQNEFTGKIPKSLAKLPKLLEVLLENNNFEGKIPNFPQNELQKVNMSNNALEGRIPASLSKMDRSSFIGNEDLCGLPLVPCKESEKPSILIIALVVGGVVVLAAIILAVFLIRRQKGKASKLGQPSSAKAHKEAAVYEAEHKEVGSTGVYKKGEQGQLYFVRNDRERFELQDLLRASAEVLGSGSFGSSYKAVLLSGPAMVVKRFKQMNRLGSGDFHEHMRRLGRLSHPNLLSLVALYYKKEEKLLVSDFVPNGSLASHLHSKRAPGQPGLDWPIRLKIIQKVAHALAYLYKELSDLTLPHGHLKSSNVLLDDKFEPVLSDYALVPAINREHAQQIMVAYKSPEFMQYDRTTRKTDVWSLGILILEMLTGKFPANYLKQGKGANSDLLSWVNSVVREEWTGEVFDKDMKGTRNGEGEMLKLLKIGMSCCEWNLEKRWDLKEAVKRIEELKERDSDEDNSSYASEGDIYSSRAMTDDDFSFSVNN from the exons ATGGCTTGTAAGGAAACGACTTGGCTTCTCTCCCTTATTCTCATGCTGTTATGCATCATGGTATCAGCAGATACGCCTGAGTCCACTATTCTTGTCAAGTTCAAGGCCTCTTTGTATAATGCCTCAGCACTTCGCGATTGGAATGAGTCTTCagatccatgttcagatggcaATGGTTGGACAGGTGTAAAGTGCTTTGAGGGGAAAGTATGGACGTTGCAGCTAGAAAACATGGGACTGGCAGGCCAAATTGATATTGAATCACTTAAGGAGTTACAAATGTTGCGAACTATAAGCATCATGGGCAACAGCTTTGGTGGTCCAATGCCTGCTTTCAAGAGACTTGCTGCATTGAAATCATTGTATTTGTCCAACAACCGGTTTTCTGGTGAGCTTCCTGATGATGCTTTTGCTCACATGAATTGGTTGAAGAAAGTTTATCTGGCACAGAATGAGTTTACTGGCAAGATCCCCAAGTCTCTTGCTAAGTTGCCAAAGCTTTTGGAGGTGCTGCTTGAGAACAACaattttgaaggaaagataCCCAATTTTCCACAGAATGAACTGCAAAAGGTGAACATGTCAAACAATGCATTGGAGGGTCGTATACCAGCTAGCCTAAGCAAGATGGACAGGAGCTCATTCATTG GCAACGAAGATCTATGTGGTCTGCCTCTGGTGCCATGCAAGGAATCTGAGAAGCCTAGTATCCTCATCATTGCCCTAGTTGTTGGTGGGGTGGTGGTACTGGCGGCCATAATATTAGCTGTCTTCCTAATCCGCAGGCAAAAGGGCAAAGCATCCAAATTGGGGCAGCCCTCATCAGCAAAAGCCCATAAGGAGGCTGCTGTCTATGAGGCCGAACACAAGGAAGTTGGATCCACTGGGGTTTACAAGAAGGGTGAACAAGGACAGTTATACTTTGTAAGGAATGATAGGGAGAGGTTTGAGCTGCAAGACCTGCTTAGAGCTTCTGCTGAGGTTCTGGGCAGTGGGAGCTTTGGGTCTTCTTACAAGGCTGTTCTTCTCAGTGGACCAGCCATGGTTGTAAAGAGGTTTAAGCAAATGAACAGATTGGGAAGCGGCGATTTCCATGAGCACATGAGAAGGCTAGGAAGGTTGTCACACCCCAACTTGCTTTCTCTTGTGGCCTTATattataaaaaggaagaaaagctTCTGGTTTCTGATTTTGTGCCTAATGGCAGCTTGGCTAGTCATCTTCATA GTAAACGCGCTCCTGGCCAGCCAGGGCTCGACTGGCCAATTCGCTTGAAGATCATACAAAAAGTGGCCCACGCCTTAGCTTACCTCTACAAAGAGCTTTCTGACTTGACTCTACCTCATGGTCACCTAAAGTCTTCCAATGTGCTTCTAGACGACAAATTTGAGCCAGTACTATCAGACTATGCACTTGTGCCTGCAATCAACAGAGAGCATGCTCAGCAGATCATGGTGGCGTATAAATCGCCAGAGTTTATGCAGTATGATCGAACAACGAGGAAGACAGATGTATGGAGCCTTGGGATACTAATACTGGAGATGCTGACAGGTAAGTTCCCGGCAAATTATCTGAAACAAGGTAAGGGTGCTAATTCTGATTTGCTCAGCTGGGTGAACTCTGTTGTAAGAGAGGAGTGGACTGGTGAGGTGTTTGATAAAGATATGAAGGGCACAAGGAATGGGGAAGGTGAGATGCTTAAGCTGTTGAAGATTGGAATGAGTTGCTGTGAATGGAATTTGGAGAAGAGGTGGGATTTGAAGGAGGCTGTTAAGAGGATTGAAGAGTTGAAGGAGAGGGATTCAGATGAAGACAACTCTTCATATGCTAGTGAAGGAGACATTTACTCTTCTAGAGCTATGACTGATGATGACTTCTCTTTCTCAGTTAACAATTGA
- the LOC117912460 gene encoding uncharacterized protein LOC117912460, with the protein MKSCTSPCDTHINLEFSGRHTSVPDQVDEPIQINVPLLLQPSYARSKSSIFDELRHFRMSLKWCALDHSSWTGKSISCLTFIVLAIIVPILSSLFIEPPSSSSTKDPISFNKLVQLPESGLAAIAFFTLSRFFQQYGLRHLLFLDDLMDDSLYVRRGYTRELDKAFRFLTFILLPSLFVELAHKILFFSTVRISIPHIPSGVPLNSIAFVLVLATWIYRTGLFLLVCVLFRLTCELQILRFEGFQKLLEGCGSDAGVIFREHMRIRKQLSVTSHRYRFFIIGCLITITVSQLGALLIVLASKSNKTFFNSGDLVVCSAVQLSGFLLCLLGAARITHRAQRMVSVATRWHMLVTCATINLHPDASSDQWRGIIQGPDPDHTLLPSKFDDTVSDLSQTLITVSSQDLSSFQTSWQALVTYLQHNSGGITLFGFTLDRGLLHTIFAFEFSLVMWILSKVVVLS; encoded by the exons ATGAAGTCCTGTACCAGCCCCTGTGACACCCATATCAACCTTGAGTTCTCAGGCAGACATACCTCAGTCCCTGATCAGGTTGATGAACCAATTCAGATCAATGTCCCTTTACTTCTACAGCCATCCTATGCCAGATCAAAATCAAGCATCTTCGATGAGCTTCGCCACTTCAGAATGAGCCTAAAATGGTGTGCTCTTGATCACTCTTCATGGACAGGGAAGTCCATATCATGCCTCACATTCATAGTCCTCGCCATCATTGTCCCCATCTTGAGCTCCCTATTCATTGAACCCCCATCTTCTTCATCAACTAAAGACCCAATCTCATTCAACAAACTGGTGCAACTGCCTGAGTCAGGCTTAGCTGCAATAGCCTTTTTCACACTATCCCGCTTCTTCCAACAGTACGGCCTCCGCCATCTCCTGTTCCTGGACGACCTTATGGATGACTCATTGTATGTCAGACGAGGATACACCCGAGAGCTTGACAAGGCCTTCAGATTCCTAACATTCATACTTCTGCCATCCCTTTTTGTAGAACTTGCACATAAGATCTTATTCTTCTCAACAGTGAGAATTTCTATACCACATATTCCCTCAGGGGTTCCACTAAATTCCATTGCGTTTGTACTGGTTTTGGCAACATGGATTTATCGAACAGGCTTGTTCTTGCTAGTCTGTGTTCTATTCAGGTTGACATGTGAGCTCCAAATACTCAGGTTTGAAGGGTTCCAGAAGCTTCTAGAGGGATGTGGGTCAGACGCCGGTGTCATATTCCGGGAACATATGAGGATCAGAAAACAATTATCAGTCACTAGCCACAGATACAGGTTCTTCATCATCGGATGCCTGATTACAATCACAGTGAGCCAACTGGGAGCCTTGTTGATAGTTTTGgcatcaaaatcaaacaagactTTCTTCAATTCTGGAGACCTTGTA GTTTGCTCAGCTGTTCAGCTAAGTGGGTTCTTGCTATGTCTTCTTGGGGCTGCAAGAATCACACACAGAGCTCAAAGGATGGTGTCTGTCGCAACCAGATGGCATATGCTAGTAACATGTGCCACCATCAACCTTCATCCCGATGCCAGTTCAGACCAGTGGAGAGGCATAATCCAAGGGCCTGATCCTGATCACACCCTTCTGCCATCAAAATTCGACGACACCGTTTCAGATTTGTCACAAACTCTGATCACAGTCTCATCACAGGATCTATCTTCCTTCCAAACTAGCTGGCAAGCTTTAG TTACATACTTGCAACACAACAGTGGGGGGATCACACTGTTTGGGTTTACTCTTGATCGTGGGTTGCTTCATACTATCTTTGCGTTTGAGTTCTCACTGGTAATGTGGATACTGAGTAAGGTGGTGGTTCTGTCTTAA
- the LOC117912042 gene encoding probable nucleoredoxin 3 — protein MAGPDLGVECVDSNDIITVLASEGIEFLLSGEGKVSLSSTEGKMICLFFSANWCRPCRTFTPQLVQIYNSLIKTGRMIEIIFISFDRDETGFGEHFKSMPWLAVPFNVDLHRRLSDHYHVDHIPSFIPLGLDGKSIEEDAIGLIEDYGASAFPFTSQRREELKAMDNAKRQGGKLEELLANEGRNHVISSSGREILVSELVGKTIGLYFAAHWCPPCRAFTAQLIEAYNKLVATRNQCFEIIFVSTDRDHQEFDLSLSNMPWLAIPYEDKARQDLCRIFDIKGIPALVLLGSDGKTISTNGRAIISSYGAMAFPFTESRTTEIEAALKEEGDALPRQVKDLKHEHILKLDMAKAYVCDSCKKLGRFWAFSCDVCDYDLHPTCVEEKQETYLEDPVMGLV, from the exons ATGGCAGGGCCTGATCTTGGAGTGGAATGTGTAGACAGCAACGACATCATAACAGTATTAGCATCAGAAGGGATTGAGTTCCTTTTATCTGGTGAAGGAAAG GTATCTTTATCATCAACTGAAGGGAAGATGATTTGCCTCTTCTTCTCAGCCAACTGGTGCAGGCCTTGTAGAACTTTTACACCACAGCTGGTCCAAATCTATAATTCATTAATAAAGACTGGTAGAATGATAGAGATTATATTCATATCCTTTGACCGAGATGAGACTGGATTTGGGGAGCACTTTAAGTCCATGCCATGGCTTGCAGTTCCGTTCAATGTAGATTTGCATAGGCGATTGAGTGACCACTACCATGTTGATCACATCCCATCATTTATACCATTGGGCTTGGATGGAAAATCAATTGAAGAAGATGCAATTGGGTTGATTGAAGACTATGGTGCAAGTgcatttcccttcacaagccaGAGAAGGGAGGAATTGAAGGCTATGGATAATGCTAAGCGTCAGGGAGGAAAACTAGAAGAACTTTTGGCAAATGAAGGACGAAACCATGTGATTTCTAGCAGTGGTAGAGAG ATATTAGTATCTGAACTTGTTGGGAAGACAATAGGCCTCTACTTTGCTGCGCATTGGTGCCCTCCTTGCCGTGCCTTCACTGCACAACTTATAGAAGCTTACAACAAGCTGGTGGCCACTCGAAATCAGtgctttgaaataatatttgtctCAACAGATCGAGACCACCAAGAATTTGATCTCAGCTTAAGTAACATGCCATGGCTAGCCATCCCATACGAGGACAAGGCACGACAAGACCTTTGCAGGATCTTTGACATCAAAGGGATTCCAGCTTTGGTCCTACTAGGCTCTGATGGGAAGACAATTAGCACAAATGGGAGGGCTATTATTTCCTCCTATGGTGCCATGGCCTTTCCATTTACTGAGTCAAGGACTACTGAGATTGAAGCAGCCTTGAAAGAGGAAGGAGATGCGCTGCCTCGCCAGGTAAAGGACCTGAAACATGAACATATACTTAAGCTGGACATGGCCAAAGCATATGTATGTGACTCCTGCAAGAAGCTAGGGAGGTTCTGGGCATTCTCTTGTGATGTATGTGACTATGATCTTCATCCAACATGTgtagaagaaaaacaagaaacttaTTTGGAAGATCCAGTCATGGGGCTTGTATGA